A DNA window from Acidobacteriota bacterium contains the following coding sequences:
- a CDS encoding thioredoxin domain-containing protein, whose product MRIDVFSDFQCAACRELFLNTIKPILKEYSARDKVCVVYHEYPVAGHTLGLAAARYVEAAHRLGLPRLLAVMESIFLDQAAWARTGNLDASVAKAMPPADFSRLKQIMQDPRIGAEVNRHIQYARQQKIQATPTLIIRAAGKEERVDGYIPYPVMKHFIGRYVK is encoded by the coding sequence GTGAGAATCGACGTCTTCTCCGATTTTCAGTGCGCCGCGTGCCGCGAGCTTTTTCTCAACACCATCAAACCGATTCTCAAGGAGTACTCGGCCAGGGACAAGGTGTGCGTCGTCTACCACGAATATCCGGTTGCGGGCCACACGCTGGGGCTCGCGGCCGCCCGCTACGTCGAGGCGGCCCATCGCCTGGGGCTCCCCCGGCTCCTGGCCGTCATGGAATCCATTTTCCTGGACCAGGCCGCCTGGGCCCGTACCGGCAACCTGGACGCTTCCGTGGCCAAAGCCATGCCGCCGGCCGATTTCTCGAGACTCAAGCAGATCATGCAGGACCCTCGCATCGGGGCCGAGGTGAACCGCCACATCCAGTACGCCCGGCAACAGAAGATCCAGGCCACCCCCACCCTGATCATCCGCGCCGCGGGGAAGGAAGAGAGGGTCGACGGCTACATCCCCTATCCCGTAATGAAGCACTTCATCGGCAGGTACGTGAAATAA
- a CDS encoding DoxX family membrane protein: protein MAWRFLHWACRILLGALFLYSGYIKIAQPLQFSAAVAGYQAVPETWIWPIAQYFPWLEVALGIGLLAGWKLRHVAGAAALLLLFFSVLLTVTWLRGIQANCGCLSFDDPISPATIARDSLLLIPALYLLLEGWLKNSLAGSPSPPPSAA, encoded by the coding sequence ATGGCGTGGCGCTTTCTGCATTGGGCGTGCCGCATTCTGCTCGGCGCCCTTTTCCTCTACAGCGGTTATATCAAGATAGCCCAGCCGTTGCAGTTTTCGGCCGCCGTCGCCGGGTACCAGGCGGTCCCCGAGACCTGGATCTGGCCGATCGCGCAATATTTCCCCTGGCTGGAGGTGGCGCTCGGGATCGGTCTGCTCGCGGGGTGGAAGCTGCGTCATGTCGCCGGCGCCGCCGCGCTGCTGCTTCTGTTCTTTTCGGTCCTGCTCACGGTGACCTGGTTGCGCGGCATCCAGGCCAACTGCGGGTGCCTCAGCTTCGACGACCCCATCTCCCCCGCCACCATCGCCCGCGACAGCCTTTTGCTGATCCCGGCGCTCTACCTGCTCCTGGAAGGCTGGTTGAAAAACTCCCTTGCGGGCTCCCCATCCCCTCCCCCGTCGGCCGCATAG
- the ilvB gene encoding biosynthetic-type acetolactate synthase large subunit: MTEQQEQQPHPMAGRRMTGAEMIIQVLAQEGVDTVFGYTGGAILPTYDAIFRYNAERQDRRNEQIQLIVPANEQGAGFMAAGYARASGRVGVFIVTSGPGATNSVTPIRDCMADSVPAVLICGQVARAAIGTDAFQEAPVFNLMSPCAKHVFLVEEPEELEATVRTAFEIARSGRPGPVVIDVPKDVQNWEGVFRGEGTLHFRGYENRMRELAQSRLSEESCAEFFELLGKSERPLICAGGGIISGDAAGQLRAFVEKFRIPVVTTLMGIGSVDTTDELSLHMLGMHGMAYANYAVMDCDFLITLGARFDDRVAGKVQEFAPKAKMLAHIDIDAAEIGKVKTVTWSHVGPAREALEDLMRGGNDFRKDFSKWLEHVGDLKREHARNYNRETPAIQPHHVLECLSGITRGEAIVATGVGQHQMWAAQYLDIRHPRSLLTSGSMATMGFGLPAAIGAQLAFPDRLVIDVDGDGSMRMNLGELETATTYNLPVKVLVLNNCGDGMVRQWQKLYFGNRFSGSDKSLRQKDFVKTAEADGFKFARRLSDKSRLEETLEEFIAFGGPAFLEVMIDPEACVYPMVGPGMGYKEMITGDFIAGRNPEEDLLAGAPPSDSF; the protein is encoded by the coding sequence ATGACGGAACAACAGGAGCAGCAACCCCATCCGATGGCCGGAAGACGTATGACCGGCGCGGAGATGATCATCCAGGTCCTGGCCCAGGAAGGGGTCGATACGGTATTCGGCTACACCGGGGGGGCGATCCTTCCCACCTACGACGCCATTTTCCGCTACAACGCCGAGCGCCAGGACCGCCGCAACGAGCAGATCCAGCTGATCGTCCCCGCAAACGAGCAGGGGGCCGGGTTCATGGCGGCGGGTTACGCCCGCGCCAGCGGCAGGGTCGGCGTCTTCATCGTCACCTCGGGGCCGGGCGCGACCAACAGCGTGACCCCCATCCGGGACTGCATGGCCGATTCGGTCCCGGCCGTGCTGATCTGCGGACAGGTCGCCCGCGCCGCCATAGGCACCGACGCGTTCCAGGAAGCCCCGGTGTTCAATCTCATGAGCCCCTGCGCCAAGCACGTGTTCCTGGTGGAGGAACCCGAGGAACTGGAAGCGACGGTGCGCACCGCGTTCGAGATCGCCCGCAGCGGCCGGCCCGGTCCCGTCGTCATCGACGTTCCCAAGGACGTTCAGAACTGGGAGGGGGTGTTCCGAGGAGAAGGAACGCTCCACTTCCGCGGCTACGAGAATCGGATGAGGGAACTCGCCCAATCCCGCCTGTCGGAGGAGTCCTGCGCCGAATTCTTCGAGCTCCTCGGCAAGAGCGAACGCCCGCTGATCTGCGCCGGCGGCGGCATCATCTCGGGCGACGCGGCCGGACAGCTGCGCGCGTTCGTGGAAAAGTTCCGGATCCCGGTGGTGACCACCCTGATGGGAATCGGCAGCGTGGACACCACCGACGAGCTGTCGCTGCACATGCTGGGCATGCACGGCATGGCCTACGCCAACTACGCCGTGATGGACTGCGATTTCCTGATCACCCTCGGCGCCCGCTTCGACGACCGGGTCGCAGGGAAGGTGCAGGAGTTCGCGCCGAAGGCGAAGATGCTGGCCCACATCGATATCGACGCGGCCGAGATCGGCAAGGTCAAGACGGTGACCTGGTCCCACGTGGGTCCGGCCCGCGAGGCCCTGGAAGACCTCATGCGCGGCGGAAACGATTTCCGGAAAGACTTCTCGAAGTGGCTGGAGCACGTGGGCGACCTGAAACGGGAACACGCGCGCAATTACAACCGCGAAACCCCGGCCATTCAGCCCCACCATGTGCTCGAGTGCCTGAGCGGGATCACGAGGGGGGAGGCCATCGTGGCGACCGGCGTGGGGCAGCACCAGATGTGGGCGGCCCAGTACCTGGACATCCGGCACCCCCGCTCGCTCCTGACCAGCGGGTCGATGGCCACCATGGGGTTCGGGCTTCCGGCCGCGATCGGGGCCCAGTTGGCCTTTCCCGACCGCCTGGTGATCGACGTGGACGGGGACGGCAGCATGCGCATGAACCTGGGGGAACTGGAGACGGCGACCACCTACAACCTGCCCGTCAAGGTGCTCGTGCTCAACAACTGCGGGGACGGCATGGTGCGGCAGTGGCAAAAGCTCTATTTCGGCAACCGGTTTTCCGGTTCGGATAAGTCTCTGAGGCAGAAGGATTTCGTCAAGACGGCCGAAGCCGACGGCTTCAAGTTCGCCCGCCGGCTCAGCGACAAGTCGCGGCTCGAGGAGACGCTGGAGGAATTCATCGCCTTCGGCGGCCCCGCGTTCCTGGAGGTCATGATCGATCCCGAGGCTTGCGTCTACCCGATGGTGGGCCCCGGAATGGGCTACAAGGAGATGATCACCGGCGATTTCATCGCGGGACGGAACCCGGAGGAGGACCTCCTGGCTGGAGCCCCCCCCTCCGATTCGTTCTAG
- the mutY gene encoding A/G-specific adenine glycosylase, whose protein sequence is MKRLYFRETPPAEYLDPRRASAFRRRLLRWYLDNRRVLPWRDTPTPYRVWISEIMLQQTQVGTVLPYYDRFLQRFPDIPSLARASESDVLQRWAGLGYYGRARRLHQAARILWPARQGKFPEEYEAVLALPGIGPYTAGAICSIAYNQPRPVVDGNIRRVLVRLLRIGGKVREGFFWDQMTALLPPNQASSFNQAMMELGAMVCTPHRPQCGSCPVARVCRALESGNPSRVPVKHPRGSRPVHLLVLLLEKEGRVLLASSGKPGFIPGAWGLPCRVLADAASAESEAARLIREITGRAVSPVPLPPFRHAITHRRITVHPFGSTAEPTTVQGGGYQWVNRKRGKDRVLSSLFRKALEAGAGAGA, encoded by the coding sequence ATGAAACGCTTGTATTTCCGGGAAACACCCCCTGCCGAATATCTGGACCCCCGCCGCGCCTCGGCGTTCCGCCGCCGGCTCCTCCGCTGGTACCTTGACAATCGACGCGTCCTCCCCTGGCGGGACACCCCCACCCCCTACCGGGTCTGGATTTCGGAAATCATGCTGCAGCAGACGCAGGTCGGCACGGTGCTTCCCTATTACGACCGGTTCCTCCAGCGATTCCCCGACATCCCCTCCCTGGCGAGGGCCTCCGAATCGGACGTCCTCCAGCGCTGGGCGGGCCTGGGTTATTACGGCCGGGCCCGCCGCCTGCACCAGGCGGCCCGCATCCTGTGGCCCGCCCGGCAGGGGAAATTCCCGGAGGAGTACGAGGCCGTTCTCGCGCTGCCCGGGATCGGCCCCTACACCGCCGGGGCCATCTGCTCCATCGCCTACAACCAGCCCCGGCCCGTGGTCGACGGAAACATCCGCAGGGTCCTGGTCCGTCTCCTCCGCATCGGCGGGAAGGTCCGGGAAGGCTTTTTCTGGGACCAGATGACGGCCCTGCTCCCCCCGAACCAGGCCTCCTCCTTCAACCAGGCGATGATGGAACTGGGAGCCATGGTCTGCACCCCGCACCGGCCGCAATGCGGCTCCTGCCCGGTGGCGCGGGTGTGCCGCGCCCTGGAATCGGGAAACCCCTCCCGTGTTCCCGTGAAACACCCCCGCGGCAGCCGGCCGGTGCATCTCCTGGTGCTCCTCCTGGAAAAAGAGGGGCGCGTCCTGCTGGCTTCTTCCGGCAAACCCGGCTTCATCCCCGGCGCCTGGGGCCTGCCCTGCCGCGTCCTCGCGGATGCAGCCTCGGCCGAAAGCGAGGCCGCCCGGCTGATCCGGGAGATTACGGGCCGCGCCGTGAGCCCCGTCCCCCTTCCCCCGTTCCGCCACGCGATCACGCATCGCCGCATCACCGTCCATCCGTTCGGGAGCACCGCGGAGCCGACGACGGTCCAGGGAGGGGGCTATCAATGGGTTAACCGAAAGCGGGGAAAGGACAGAGTCCTCTCCTCGCTGTTCCGGAAGGCGCTCGAGGCAGGGGCCGGGGCGGGCGCCTGA
- a CDS encoding DUF4342 domain-containing protein: MQDKKIWETIKLQGSELLDKLRQVVQEGNARRVVIKQGERIVAEFPLTAGVVGTVIAPVLAAIGALVALLKDCSIEVERVVTDPGSGPVAPSDPTADK, encoded by the coding sequence ATGCAGGACAAAAAGATCTGGGAAACGATCAAACTCCAGGGGAGCGAATTGCTGGACAAGCTGAGACAGGTTGTGCAGGAAGGTAATGCACGGCGGGTTGTCATTAAGCAGGGAGAGCGGATTGTGGCGGAATTTCCATTGACGGCGGGAGTCGTCGGTACGGTGATCGCGCCCGTCCTGGCCGCAATCGGAGCTCTTGTTGCGTTACTGAAGGACTGTTCGATTGAAGTCGAACGGGTTGTGACGGATCCCGGATCCGGACCAGTAGCACCTTCTGATCCTACAGCGGATAAGTGA
- the tpx gene encoding thiol peroxidase has product MAQITFKGNPVHTAGTLPEKGSDAPGFSLVASDLSMIALADFGGKKVVLNIFPSIDTSVCAASVRRFNVEAAKLENTVVLCISRDLPFAQKRFCAAEGIANVLTGSEFRDSAFSDAYGVRMSDGPLAGLLSRAVVVIDEGGKVRYTEQVPEITEEPDYERALAAIKS; this is encoded by the coding sequence ATGGCACAGATTACGTTCAAGGGAAACCCGGTCCACACCGCCGGGACCCTCCCCGAAAAAGGCTCCGACGCCCCCGGTTTCTCCCTGGTCGCATCCGATCTTTCCATGATTGCGCTCGCCGACTTCGGGGGGAAAAAGGTGGTCCTGAACATCTTCCCCAGCATCGACACCTCCGTATGCGCCGCTTCGGTCAGGCGCTTCAACGTCGAGGCGGCAAAACTGGAAAACACCGTGGTGCTCTGTATTTCCCGGGACCTGCCCTTCGCCCAGAAGAGATTCTGCGCCGCGGAGGGGATCGCCAACGTTCTTACCGGGTCCGAATTCCGGGACAGCGCCTTTTCGGACGCCTACGGGGTGCGGATGAGCGACGGCCCCCTGGCGGGGCTTCTTTCCCGCGCCGTGGTGGTGATCGATGAAGGGGGCAAGGTCCGGTACACCGAGCAGGTGCCCGAAATCACCGAGGAACCGGACTACGAACGGGCGCTCGCGGCCATAAAATCCTGA